ctccggatggactgaaggaagcctccaagctactgtccaaaagctgctccaggatctgcatatagtgcaggttgtagtatcagcacaaccgaccccatgtgctagtaagtgtccagcctaaccccggtgaagtagtgacgaggctaggaccagactaccaaataaacctattcagttcaaatatatatacaacggaaaagaaatacaaaaataaacaaataaagataggagggggaaacatgcttcgaggaataacaggtaaaacagaatatcaagagaattataaaggaatcaaaatcaaccactaacaagaataaggaaaacaaagacaaatttcactttctttttacatcttgttgcaggcgtgcaaccctatctcatttcctatatctcgtggcaggcgtgccacccgctctcatttcatttatctcatggcaggcgtgccaccggctcccatttcatttatctcgtggtaggcgcaccactcgctcccatttcatttatcttgtggtagacgtaccacctgctcccatttcattatatcttgtgtacacccgctcccatttcattatatcttatggtaggcataccacccgctcccattttattatatcttgtggtaggtataccacccgctcccatttcattatatcttgtggtaggcgtaccaccagcTCCCGTTTACAAgccaacaacaatcacaaggaatcccggcaagggaacaagagcaatataacaacttcccagcaagggaacaatgatatctcaacaacatcccagcaagggaacaataatatcaaaacaaacatcccggtaaatgatcattaatatcaaacaaacatctcggtaagggaacaatggtgataacaACATATGAAGCATAATAAATCACaatggagtcataacaattataatacaagactcacgggcatgtttgacagcaacgtatagatactcgtcaccatgcctatacgtcatactccacaattaacatgtagcaaataagacgcaactcataatccctcaagctaaggttagaccaaacacttacctcgatgccacaaacacaattcacgattcaactatagctttaccccttgattctaccatcaattcgctcgtatctagtcacaagttacttaattacatcaataaatgctaaatgaattaaccccaatgcatgaaaatgagtttttctaaagttttactcaaaagtcaaaaattgcccccgggcccacatggtcaagacccgaggttcgaaccaaaacctgattactcattcccccacaaacccaaatatatgatttgttttgaaatcggacctcaaatcgaggtccaaatccccaacttttgaaaaacctaagttctacccaaaacacccaatttcccccatgaaaatcattgattttgagttgaaatcatgtgaaaagatgttaatgattgaagaaaacgagttagaaatcacttaccaatgttttggagaagaaagattatttgaaaaatcgcctcttatgtttttggggttttgaaaaatgaaaaataactgaaaattccGTCTTAATATACCCTTCTAAGACCCCTTgttcggaccgcacaaaatcgagtgcggccgcacaactcCCATATGGACTGCAGTGATATACTTCAGTATTTTAATTATAACTTTCTCAACAGATGcccaaattatgatttctttagctttctggaaactagacacgaagggctacaactttcgttttcaaatcatctcaaaattacttgtagatcaaaagatataggcttccgaaatcGGACCAATAAAAATTTTCTTcatcgtggaccgcacaaaatccagtgcggccgcaaagcccccaccgcggtccacacaaaatccagtgcggccgcacaggcccctCCACGGCAacattccattttgtgcggaccgcactggtttattcagaggccttccacttctctgaacctacaacaactatgtttttaagcctaagacatcccggaacctacccgaaactcacccgagccctcggaactccaacccaaatatgcatactaactcaaagacatTCTATGGACCTATtagtgcgatcacatcatcaaaataacatgtaaaatcatgaattaaacctcaaaactcaacattttcatcaagaactctcaaagttcataactcttcaaccggaagtctaactcacgtcaaataaactccaattttcaccaaatttcacagttatctttcaaatactataacaagtttgtaccgggctccggaatcaaaataccggcccgataacaatgatttcaaacattaattcttttcttcattttttagataattcagtaaaacaatttctttcaaaaattaatttctaaggcttgggacctcagaattcatttccgggcatacgcccaagtaccatattttactgcggaccttccgggatcgtcggaacacggatccaggtccgtttgctcaaaatgttgaccaaagtcaaccataatcaaatttttaactctagaaatttctatttctcatattttcacatagaaggctttccggatataggtccggactaCGTACGTAAATCAAGGTGAGTAAAGAGGAgatttttaggcctcggaacactgaattcacttgcaacacaagtgatgaccttttgggtcatcataggcACAATTCTGACGATCACCATAACTGTTGCGTGCTTTAAAATTCTTATGATGGAGAAAATCATGGCGAGCGAACTTTAAAATTCTGACACGAGGCTTTTTTCCCAAACTTCTATTATCAGCATAAAAAAAATCAATAGTAGCATCGAAATATCTCATTTCTGTCATTCTCCCCTTAAAGCCATCAGTTACACTACCAATTCAAGGAAATGGAAAACTTTCGTACCTTGTTGTTCTACAAAAAGCCACATTAACAAAATATAGTTAGGTGATAAATTGAGTAATAGGACATATACCAATTAATCATAATTAAATGATACTAATTAAAAATGAATGCAAAAGTCACCAGTCATGTATTCATTTGTATAATATAAATACTATGTACATTGTGATTTTTTTCCAGCCATAATATCCAATTCCCATTCCTTTTGATCAATGATTTGGAACGATCATCACGGGTTCATTTTGCCCTGCGCCTTAATATATTATAAACAAATAAATGTATAAAGTGCATGGCACGTGGTCAAACAATCTGAAAATGGGAACTCACTTTAGAGATATATTAACCATAATCTAATTCTGAGACGTTCGAATATAATCAAGAACAAGAATGCTTAAAGATGAGCTTAAACTCTACACTTAGAGTAAGACCGCCTAACCCCAAAACGACCAACCCTATCAACATTTTAATCCACAAATTACACAACTAATTAATCAAATTATTATATATGTGGATGATTTTTTAAGCATTTTCACTTGTTGGGATTAACAAAACTATGTACATTGAAATTAAGGAATTCTCCTTTCCCTCATTTAGCTATTTCTCGTTGTATTACATATGCTAAAGAAGAAAATTTAGGTGGCACAAGTCTTACATACATTCTTATGTTTTACGATccattataaatatcattttaGTTATATGATAATTTTTACAAGAGATCAATAATTATAAAACAAATAAAGATTTTGTGATATCATTTTCATCTACTCAAATTGTAACTTGTGATAAGAGATACATTTTCATTCTTAATTCTACACCTCAGAGTAGTAAATAACCAAAGCTCCAAAACCATTGGATCCAAAAGCATGTCGTATCTTATTATTAAGAAAGTGTTAAAAACTTAAAAGCGATATCATTATACAACCTTCCTTTTCCATTATAGTATTAGTTTTGTCTTTATTTTTCCATAGAATGAAAAACGACATTATACAACCTTCCTTTTCTATAATATTATGTCAAAAGCCCATATCGGGATTGAGAGAAATCAGGAAATAGTCAGAAAAGATCAACGATTTTTAGagtcttcaaaaaaaaaaaaaaaatgaaatggaCAAGTGGAGATTTAGCTGCCCTCGAGATGACTGTCTTTATTGGAGGATTTCACTATTCAAACTTGGATCAATGTTCCCACCACAACTTTTTGGGACCGTTTATAGTATGGGGTTATCATTCAAGATTCAGCAGACACAAAATGGCGGGGTCAAAATTTTCATCAAgggttatcaaaatataaaaatatagataTGCCAAAAAGTTTAGGGGAGTCAACGTATAGTAATAtacataaaacaaaaaaaattatctaGCAATACAATGCAATTTTCCGGCGAAGGAGTGTCGATTGACACTCTTTAGTTGAATGTGGCTCAGACACTGACACACGCAGGCAAGTATGACTCTCCTCTTACATTTTCTACCTTTACTCTTTAGCATGAGGAACACAATCACCGAGAAAAGGGGTGATCTCGTCTTGTTTGCCGGAAGGGAGGGAATTTGCGGACCATCTTTTTTAGTTAGATAGCTCGCAATCATTCATGTTGATTTTCTActtaaatttctatttgttttattttattgatATTGTTTTTTTTGTCTAGCGGTTCCGAAATTAAAGAATAataatttctacatttaaaaGGAAACACCCCATGCTAAAGAATGACACTTTCTGTGACCATGTCAATTGAGCATATGTCGATTGATCTAACACTTCATGCGAGGAGCAACTAAGCAATTCGGGACCTAAAGATGTTCGATTCGTCACATGAAGTGAACGTTAATAGTCTATTACTCATCTCACTTCGTTGGAGTAGAAATACATTCCCCCTCCCCTTTTCGAAAATAACGACCATTTCGCCCGTCAAGTGAGCGGAAGGAGCGTGGACAGTGTTTGATAAGCCAACAACCCAGAGTAACTTTTATATGTTACAATTAAACGAAATAAGAAATAAGGTtgtgaaaaaataaaattagaaatatatatatatatatatatatatataagtataagCCGGCCGCCCAAATATACTAGTCACAAGCAAATATAATAAACTATAGTTTCTTGAATTAATAATAGAACCACTATCAACAATATCTAAACCAACTTGGTGCTGATGTGTTCACTTCTTAACCAAATTGAACATGTATATAAAGGCCCCATTGTATCCTCCCAAAATTACATTTGAGTTGCAAATTCATTCATTTCACAAAATTCCAGTACCCTTCTTAGACAATGAAAGTACTTATACAAAATAACCCCATGATTTTACTCTACTTCATTCTCCCTatcttcgtcttcttcttcttctttattctcTCAATATTTCGACAAAAAAAATTTCCACCAGGTCCCAAAGGATGGCCAATAATAGGCAACATGATGATTATGGACCAATTGACACATCGTGGCCTAGCAAAATTAGCACAAAAATATGGTGGCATTTTACACCTCAAAATGGGATACCTTCCTATAACGGTGGTGTCCAGTCCAGATGAAGCTCGTCAAGTGTTACAATTACAAGACACCGTATTCTCTAATCGTCCTGCGACTATAGCCGTGAAATACTTATCGTACGATCGTGCAGATATGGCTTTTGCTCATTATGGACCCTTTTGGCGTCAGATGAGAAAATTATGTGTTATGAAACTTTTTAGTCGTAGAAGAGCTGAATCTTGGGACTCAGTTCGTGATGAAGTTGATTCTATGACTAAAGTTGTTGCCACTAGCACTGGTTTAAGTGTCAATGTCGGTGAACTTGTCTTTGGAGTTTCAAAGAACACTATATACAGGTAAGAGTAGGCAAATAACTGAGAGCGAGATTTaagatttaaattttatgggtttGTATAATAACTTCGTGTTCATATACAATATTAACTAGTTGTCAATCAAATATTTATAgtaaatactttgtagatttctAAATATATATACATAGATCTAAGAAAAAGTTAATGAGTTCACGTGAACCCATAGTTTACATATTCCAGGTCAAAATACAATGGGTCAAAAGGGTCATGACCCGTTCCATCCAAAGTTTGCATGGCTTAAATTGGATTAAATACCGGGTCTTATGCCAATCCATCCAACTTGACCCTATCTGAtcccttatttatttatttattttatttattttattttacttcatatttttttaaattattagcTTAATATCATCAAATTTTAAATATGAATTTGAGTTTCATTTTGACTTGTCAGGTTACATCATTTtgattgattttgatgtaatagttCGATAAGTCATTTCAGGTTCAACTTATTGGGTCAAGTCATTTGAATTAAATCCCGTCGAACGGATTAATTACTAAAACTGAGTTGATTTTGTCACCTCTATTTGCAGGgcagcttttggaacaagcccgGACAAGGAAGATGAGTTACTTACAATTATGCAGGAATTTTCGAAGCTTTTTGGTGCATTTAATTTAGCAGATTTTATACCTTGGCTTGGATGGGTTGATCCACAAGGCTTAAACACTAGGATGATAAAAGCTAGGGCATCCTTAGATTGTTTCATTGATACTATTATTGATGATCATATACAGAGAAAGAATGAGAAAGATGAGAAAGATAATGATATGGTGGATGAGCTATTAGCTTTTTATGACGACGAAGCAAAAGTAACTGACTCTGATGATTTACAAGATGCTCTTAGACTTACAAGGGATAATATTAAAGGCATCATCATGGTAAGTCCGAAATCTTTTAATTTTACCTttcttaaattatatatattaaaaaaaggcAGCTCGGTGCATAAGGCTCCCGTCTTCGCGCAGGGTAGCCAGTTGTACAAGGCATCTTGTGTTCACACAGGGTCCGAAAAAGGGCCGCACCCCAAGGGGTGTGATGAGATAGCTTTTCCTAATGCAACTATTAATGACTGCTTACACAACTCGAATCCccgacctataggtcacacagaGACAATTTTACTGTTGCTCTAACAAAATTTGTTTAAAAAATAACTACGAAAACTGCCATAAAAAGTGAGATCAGTATCTGAGGTAGGATCATGCTAAAATTCACCTATAATTTAATATTATCTTGTAATGTCACGTATAATTTAACATGTTATAGTATTATGTCTTATTTACTAACCCCACTTATTACGTTTGTTTATTTATAGTTATTTTTTAGGTGACGTAACTCTTTGTGGCTTTTATTGCTGCAGGATGTCATGTTCGGTGGGATAGAGACAGTAGCATCTGCCGTAGAATGGGCCATGGCAGAGCTAATGAGGAGTCCAGAAGATCTCAAAAGAGTACAACAAGAATTGACCAACATTGTTGGCCTCCATAGAAAAGTAGAAGAAACTGATTTCGACAAATTAACCTACTTGAAATGCTGCATAAAAGAAACTCTCCGTCTCCACCCTGTGATCCCTGTCCTAATCCACGAGGCGGCGGCGGACGCCACCCTCTCCGGCCACTATATTCCGGCAAAGTCGCGTGTTCTTGTCAATGTATGGGCCATTGGACGTGACAAAAACTCATGGGAAGATCCTGACACTTTTAAACCTTCTAGGTTTCTAAAAGAAGGTGTAGCCGATTTTAAAGGTGGTAATTTTGAGTTTTTACCATTTGGATCTGGCAGAAGATCTTGCCCAGGTATGCAAAGATGGATTCAGAATTTAAAATTTTGACTTATTTGAAAATATGAGTTCAGAATTTAATATTTATACTTTCATTATCTCATTTTATATGGCATAAATACTTTTGAAGAGTCAAATAATTTCTTCTTTAACTTAAATTTTCTCAAAATTTAAATCGCGTGAAGTTACTATGTTGACTTATAAGTATTTAAAGGTTACTTAAAAAACTTAAAGAATTATGTCCTTATACATATCAAAAATTAAGTGTTTTAACTTTTGTACTTCAAACTTGTTTACATAAAATAGGACGGACAAATTACTGTTTTTAggatctttatttcacatataaatATTTTTGGCTTGTGTTGAAAATGATGAGTTCAATTGAACCGACTAGTAACACTTTAAATATGTTTTTTCTGCAGGTATGCAACTAGGGTTGTTTGCATTTGAAATGACTTTGGCTCATCTTCTTCATTGCTTCACTTGGGAATTGCCTGATGGAATGAAACCAAGTGATGTTGATATGGACGATATTTTTGGACTTACTGCTCCTAAAGCTACTCGACTTGTAGCCGTGCCTAGTCCTCGCTTGTTGTGTCCACTTTATTAAGACATTACTTAAAAAAGAATTATTTTCTCTTTGAAAAAGATATTCTAATCAAATAAAGACTTGTAAACTCTTTGAAATAGTTTTGTGATTTATCTTGATTTTTTGTTCATTGTGATTAACTTGGTATCTTGCTTGTTGAAGGAGTAAAAGAAAGATGtagtgcatatatatatataaaagattttaagttcaattcgtttttttttcttccacGCGAAATGGCTTCCTGACCACTTAAACTTGTCGGGTTTTTTAAAGCCGATACATAAAAAACTTTCTACTTTCTCATTTAAACACTCGAACTCATTTTTTCCGTAACTAATAAACACATCTGACAAGAGACCATGTGCGTGTGTATTACACATACACATACGTGTCCATCCAGTCAGCAAATGACCAATGGATGTCTTACACGTCAAGGGCGCGAAAACCCTAACCCTGGTCCCTCTTCAATGCAAGCCTTTTGAATGAGCCTGATTTGATAAATTTGTGTGTTAGGAAAGATCTAAAGATTTGTTCACCTTGTGGGGTGAATTGTTCTGAAGGATTCTTCCCTTCTAGTTCTTGTACTGAAAATGCAGACAGGGTATGTACTCCTTGCTCTCTTTACCAGAATAGCTCTTGTTCGGATGTTTGCAGGCTTCAAAACTCGAAAATGATGAAGCATCAGCATCAATTGCGTCAACTAGTGCTCATAGTCGGGTCTTCTGCTTTGGGTTTCTTGTTATGTTTAGTTGGATTATGTTTGTTAATCCGCATGATAGGCAGCAGAACTAAACAAGGTGGAAAGAACCAATTCACCTCATGTATTCGCAAGCCTGAGAAGGAAACTGATGCAAATACCGACCCTCATCCTCCTATGTCAATGTCACCGTGTCCAGGGGAAGCTCAGGTTTTCGGACTCTCAGAGTTGAAAGATGCCACTAATGGGTTCAAGGAGTTCAACGAACTTGGAAGGGGAAGTTCAAAACTTAGCTTCAACTCTACAATGACAAAATATACAACTTTCCACCATTTTCACGGtccgaaaaaatgaaaaaaaaatgaaaatggagcttcaaatttttaaaaatggAGGAAGGGGGTATTTTAAAAGGAATAAATAAGAACACAATTAAACACAACCCATTTTGTACTGTTGGGCATTGGGAAGGGGGGTTTCACGCTCCTGTGCGTCGTGTTCCTCACGCGGACTGCTGATTAGGACCAACTGACGCCACATGGGTATGGTCAATGGTCAAATGTATTTATTAGTTATGGAAAAAATAAGttcgagtgttcaaatgggaaagttATAAGTTTATGTATCGACTTTTAAAACCCCGACAAGTTTAAGTGGCTAGAAAACCATTTCATCTTTCCTCTAAACCAACCCATTCACTCGGCTCCTTAGATTTAAGGTGATTTGTGTAACTATCTCAACTAATTTACACTTAGCCAACATTTTGAACATATATAAATGATAACTGACAGCTCAGTGAATGGGATagcaaagagaaagaaaaagaatgaaataaTAAATGATATAGTGCACGTCGAAAGATAACTGCTTCTTAGCTATTGGAGAATTAAAAAAAGTGTAAATTAAATCAATAATGGCTGCGATATTATATACAACCGTCCTTTTACACaaaattatatttttgttttattttttcaataaaataaaaaactccATTATATGACCTTCCTTTTCCATAATATTATGGCAAACGTCCATATCGGGATTGAGAGAAATCATGACGAAATCAGAAAAGATCAACGAGTTTTTGGAGATCTAAAAAAACATGAGGTGGACAAGTGGAGATTTTGCTATCCTGAAGGTCAATGTCTTTATTGGAGGATTTCATCTTCAAACTTGGATCAAtgttccccaaaataacaactcttcaatatatatatatatatgtggtgGAACTAGAATTTTTGACaacaaaatttaaaaaacaaataaatttaaaCTTGTATTTCGGGATTCAAAATTTTACACATGTATAGATAAatagataaattttatttttatcctATTTACACAATATAGttttgcaacaaataaatttCTTGGTTGCACGTGGCTTCGCCACTTGCCTATTATTGAAGAGTCAACACATATAACCAATTTAAATCTTATGTGCTTTGACTAAGTTATTAAATGTATGTGCTTGTCAAAttagtcatctttttccgttttcttttaatttgctcGGATGGAGAGtgactcgggatctggaccaagtgaggtgcataaaagatgatgacgacaaagttttgatgggagatgaccagattaagaggagatgacagatctactttcataaacttctaagtgaagaaggggatcaggatattatacttggggaattgaggaatgccgacagtctccatgaattaagtaattgtaggaacattgagatcgatgaagtcatgtaGGCAATGTGTAAGATGAGAAGGGACAAacctaccgggccagacgaaattccggttgaactgtggaggtgtgtgggtagagcaggcttggaatggcttactgcattgtttagtgttatattcaagactaataggatgtcTGAAGAGTGGaagtggagtacaatggtcccgttgtataagaacaaaggtgatgtccagagctgtaacaactataggggcatcaaattactaagtcataccatgaaagtttaggagagagtggtagaaatgagagtgcgaaggacggtgtcgatttcagacaaccagttcgggttcatgccggggcgatctaccacagaagctatccaccttattaggaggatggtggaacagtacagggataggaagaaggatctccacatggtgtttattgatctggagaaagcgtacgatagggttcctagggaggtcttatggagctgcttagaggataaatgggtcccggttgactatattagggtgattaaagacatgtatgctggagctaagactcgggttaggacagtaggaggcgactctgaacactttccagttattacggggttgcaccaagggtctgcgctcagcccattcctatttgccctggtgatggatgcactgactca
This genomic stretch from Nicotiana sylvestris chromosome 9, ASM39365v2, whole genome shotgun sequence harbors:
- the LOC104237469 gene encoding cytochrome P450 84A1-like produces the protein MKVLIQNNPMILLYFILPIFVFFFFFILSIFRQKKFPPGPKGWPIIGNMMIMDQLTHRGLAKLAQKYGGILHLKMGYLPITVVSSPDEARQVLQLQDTVFSNRPATIAVKYLSYDRADMAFAHYGPFWRQMRKLCVMKLFSRRRAESWDSVRDEVDSMTKVVATSTGLSVNVGELVFGVSKNTIYRAAFGTSPDKEDELLTIMQEFSKLFGAFNLADFIPWLGWVDPQGLNTRMIKARASLDCFIDTIIDDHIQRKNEKDEKDNDMVDELLAFYDDEAKVTDSDDLQDALRLTRDNIKGIIMDVMFGGIETVASAVEWAMAELMRSPEDLKRVQQELTNIVGLHRKVEETDFDKLTYLKCCIKETLRLHPVIPVLIHEAAADATLSGHYIPAKSRVLVNVWAIGRDKNSWEDPDTFKPSRFLKEGVADFKGGNFEFLPFGSGRRSCPGMQLGLFAFEMTLAHLLHCFTWELPDGMKPSDVDMDDIFGLTAPKATRLVAVPSPRLLCPLY